The DNA segment GGTCAATCGACTCATCGAGGGCTCGATCGTCAATCAGCTGCGCGTTGGAGCGTGCGGTCAGCAGGGCAGCCTCGTTGAGAACATTCGCCAGGTCGGCGCCCGTGAACCCGGGGGTCTTCTTGGCGACGGACCTCAGGTCCACTCCGGGCGCCATCGGCTTGCCCTTGGAGTGCACCGTCAAAATGTGCTCGCGGCCCAGCATGTCCGGTGCCTCGACGCCGATCTGCCGGTCGAATCTGCCGGGGCGCAGCAGCGCCGGGTCCAGGACGTCGGGCCGGTTGGTGGCGGCAATCAGGATCACATTGGAGGTGGCATCGAAACCGTCCATTTCGACGAGGAGCTGGTTCAGTGTCTGTTCACGCTCATCGTTGCCGCCACCGACGCCTGCGCCACGATGGCGGCCGACGGCGTCGATTTCGTCGACAAAGATGATCGCCGGGGAGTTGGCCTTGGCCTGTTCAAACAGGTCACGGACACGGGAAGCGCCCACGCCAACGAACATTTCGACGAAGTCGGAGCCGGAGATGGAGTAGAACGGCACCCCTGCCTCGCCAGCCACGGCCCGGGCCAGGAGGGTCTTGCCGGTCCCTGGTGGGCCGTACAGGAGGACGCCCTTCGGGATCTTGGCGCCGAGAGCCTGGAACTTCGCGGGTTCCTGCAGGAACTCCTTGATCTCGTGCAGTTCCTCGACCGCCTCGTCGGCACCGGCAACATCGTTGAAGGTGACCTGGGGCATGTCCTTGGACACGAGTTTCGCCTTGGACTTGCCGAACTGCATCACCTTTGACCCGCCACCCTGCATACGGGAAAGCAGGAACCAGAAAATGGCACCGATGATCAGCAGCGGCAGCATCAGGCCGAGGAAACCGGTGAACCAGTTGCTTTCGGCAGGCTGGTCGGTGAAGCCGTCGACGTCGGAGGTGTTGATTGCTGCCACCACGTCTTCGGCCCGGGCGGTGCTGAAAAAGAACTGGACGCTCCGGCCCATGTCTTCGTAGTCCTCACGCAGGGTGAGGTCGACCCGCTGGTCGCCGTCGTAAATCTTCGCCTGTTCCACCTGGTTGTCATTCAGGAGGTCGAGGCCCACATTGGTATCCACCCGTGAGCTGCTGGTGCTGAACAGGTTGGGCAAAATGATCAGCAACGCCGCGACGGCGAGCACGATCCAAAAGATGGGCCCCTTGAAAAGGTTCTTAAATTTCATTCGTCTCAGGGCTGCAGACCCTGTCCCTCCTGCTAACAAGCAATTCCTGCGGTGCTCGAATACTGCGGTGCTCAGTCACTGCGGTGTCGCGCGAACGGCGCAACAAAAGCTAGACAAAGCTTT comes from the Arthrobacter sp. CAN_C5 genome and includes:
- the ftsH gene encoding ATP-dependent zinc metalloprotease FtsH, translated to MKFKNLFKGPIFWIVLAVAALLIILPNLFSTSSSRVDTNVGLDLLNDNQVEQAKIYDGDQRVDLTLREDYEDMGRSVQFFFSTARAEDVVAAINTSDVDGFTDQPAESNWFTGFLGLMLPLLIIGAIFWFLLSRMQGGGSKVMQFGKSKAKLVSKDMPQVTFNDVAGADEAVEELHEIKEFLQEPAKFQALGAKIPKGVLLYGPPGTGKTLLARAVAGEAGVPFYSISGSDFVEMFVGVGASRVRDLFEQAKANSPAIIFVDEIDAVGRHRGAGVGGGNDEREQTLNQLLVEMDGFDATSNVILIAATNRPDVLDPALLRPGRFDRQIGVEAPDMLGREHILTVHSKGKPMAPGVDLRSVAKKTPGFTGADLANVLNEAALLTARSNAQLIDDRALDESIDRVIAGPQKRSRVMKELERKITAYHEGGHALVAAALRNTSPVTKVTILPRGRALGYTMVLPSDDKYSITRNELLDQLAYAMGGRVAEEIVFHDPSTGASNDIEKATATARKMVTEYGMSERIGSVKLGQGSGEPFLGRDMGHERNYSDHIAYIVDEEIRRLIDNAHDEAYEILTENRDVLDRVALELLERETLNQAEIAEVFTEIRKRDIRDVWLSKDSRPVHALPPVVSKKERQEASEAGEPAPETVAPQDQIADAQLVGDFDVHGSELPSPETGDASTGGTGAGGPRP